In Helicoverpa zea isolate HzStark_Cry1AcR chromosome 3, ilHelZeax1.1, whole genome shotgun sequence, the following proteins share a genomic window:
- the LOC124646112 gene encoding homeotic protein spalt-major isoform X1, with protein sequence MPRVKPSCVRRVSIGESSGSCSEEDINHVSDDTRDRPEAHMCPRCQEQFENLHEFLYHKRLCDEKALQMGEERMHSDPEEMVVSGDEEMDGPNKRLEQVRRHRQDAENNNSLEDGEAEVPEADVPPVGLPFPVAGHVTLEALQNTKVAVAQFAATTMANNADNEAALHELAVLQSTLFTLQHQQVFQLQLIRQLQNQLSLTRRKDDQLPSPPPSEPEPVPVPPARSPSPPRPPREPTPVAPPPPTSQSLPSTHSHLTPKTEPLSVPKLPTSSPPMMSHPPYSSISSSLASSIITNNDPPPSLNEPNTLEMLQKRAQEVLDNASQGLLANNLADELAFRKSGKMSPYDGKSGGRNEPFFKHRCRYCGKVFGSDSALQIHIRSHTGERPFKCNVCGSRFTTKGNLKVHFQRHTAKFPHVKMNPNPVPEHLDKYHPPLLAQLSPGPIPGMPPHPLQFPPGAPAPFPPSLPLYRPPHHDLLPPRPLGDKPLPPHPLFAMREEQDAPADLSKPSAPSPSRSAPEVKSEPQDDECQRDSSFEDTDRVSPKREPDENDATQDQEQDRYPSTSPYDDCSMDSKYSNEEQIGRESPHVKPDPDQPENLSSKNSPITGPISIATGLRTFPSFPLFPQSPPSSMSSGSLTPFPNTVQNVVDVDLARDPMFYNSLLPRPGSNDNSWESLIEITKTSETSKLQQLVDNIDNKVSDPNECIVCHRVLSCKSALQMHYRTHTGERPFRCKLCGRSFTTKGNLKTHMGVHRIKPPAQMLHQCPVCHKKFSDPSILHQHIRLHTGERAQIPYDHIRNIDIERFPSLSNGSDVSDYQAQRPFPRPMFPTPTTPGDRRADSRGTDDESGRDEREPAIREFDDDLDMKDRRTSPLSVCASASESEIKTITTTASLPSATGSESGRSARASPPSPTMSTLSTPPRLPLHSPLPSPPTPIAALGALGGSPFSPLGLAFPPAVRGNTTCNLCYKTFACNSALEIHYRSHTKERPFKCTVCDRGFSTKSSGGGCRCGRRARAPRPPHATALDLWNAFVYPGNMKQHMLTHKIRDVPPGFDKSSSGADDTREASPDRRSSPDKLDLKRSPPAHPPPQMTHPPPIDMPPLPKRPSVPSGPTHPPPPASSKHLCGVCRKNFSSSSALQIHMRTHTGDKPFRCAVCQKAFTTKGNLKVHMGTHMWSGGASRRGRRMSLELPPRPLHEPHDLLRRPDLFYPYLPAPFLNGMQQKLNEISVIQQSAGQNGVAGKFPGLLGFGAFGGARPGAASPLERPPSLEGGDERQAAMRELAERGRELAERSRQMREDSEYRSPPAHGAHAPPAAQASPPAPHHQHGLAPLPPPARTEGLTV encoded by the exons GTGAAAGTTCGGGATCGTGTTCCGAGGAGGATATTAACCATGTGTCTGACGATACGAGAGACCGGCCTGAAGCACACATGTGTCCGCGCTGTCAGGAACAGTTCGAGAACCTTCACGAGTTCCTGTACCACAAGCGACTCTGCGATGAGAAAGCGTTGCAAATGGGCGAGGAGAGAATGCACTCCGATCCGGAGGAAATGGTCGTTTCAGGCGATGAAGAGATGGATGGACCCAACAAACGATTAGAGCAGGTCCGACGGCATCGACAAGATGCGGAAAATAATAACAGCCTCGAGGATGGCGAGGCAGAAGTGCCTGAAGCCGACGTGCCGCCAGTTGGCTTGCCCTTCCCGGTGGCCGGCCACGTCACGCTCGAAGCTTTACAAAATACTAAAGTTGCCGTAGCACAATTTGCCGCGACTACAATGGCGAACAACGCAGATAACGAAGCGGCGTTACATGAACTGGCCGTGCTACAAAGCACGTTATTTACGCTGCAGCACCAACAAGTTTTTCAGCTACAATTAATACGCCAATTACAAAATCAATTGTCATTAACGCGACGGAAAGATGACCAGCTCCCGAGCCCGCCGCCGAGTGAACCAGAGCCGGTGCCGGTGCCTCCCGCTCGATCGCCGTCGCCGCCTCGTCCGCCACGGGAGCCTACTCCTGTCGCACCCCCTCCTCCTACTAGTCAAAGCTTACCGTCAACTCATTCGCATCTCACACCTAAGACGGAACCCTTATCCGTTCCTAAACTCCCAACCTCGTCTCCACCGATGATGTCCCATCCACCGTACAGCTCCATTTCCTCATCTTTAGCTTCTTCAATAATCACAAACAACGACCCGCCACCTTCTCTCAACGAACCAAATACGCTTGAAATGCTACAAAAGAGAGCACAAGAAGTGCTTGACAATGCGTCACAAGGCCTATTAGCCAACAATCTTGCCGATGAACTCGCTTTCCGTAAATCCGGAAAAATGTCACCATATGATGGAAAATCTGGTGGAAGAAACGAACCATTTTTCAAGCATCGCTGCCGTTACTGCGGAAAAGTGTTTGGAAGCGATTCTGCACTGCAAATCCACATTCGATCGCACACAGGTGAAAGACCTTTTAAGTGTAATGTATGTGGATCACGATTTACAACCAAAGGGAATCTCAAAGTACATTTCCAAAGACACACAGCAAAGTTTCCGCATGTCAAGATGAATCCCAATCCAGTACCAGAGCATTTGGATAAATACCACCCCCCGCTGTTAGCGCAGTTGTCGCCGGGACCAATTCCTGGAATGCCACCACATCCACTTCAATTCCCTCCGGGTGCGCCAGCTCCTTTTCCGCCAAGCTTGCCGTTGTACAGACCCCCACATCATGACTTATTACCACCTCGTCCGCTCGGAGACAAACCCCTACCGCCTCATCCATTATTTGCAATGCGAGAGGAACAAGACGCTCCGGCTGATCTCAGTAAACCATCTGCGCCGAGCCCTTCTCGATCAGCACCCGAGGTTAAGTCTGAACCCCAAGATGATGAGTGTCAACGAGATTCCAGTTTTGAAGACACTGACCGAGTATCTCCTAAGCGAGAACCTGACGAAAATGATGCCACGCAGGATCAAGAGCAAGACAGATATCCTTCGACCTCGCCCTACGACGACTGCAGCATGGACTCAAAATATAGCAATGAAGAACAAATCGGCAGAGAGAGTCCTCATGTGAAGCCCGATCCAGATCAACCGGAAAATCTCTCAAGTAAGAATTCACCGATAACCGGGCCAATTTCAATAGCAACGGGACTGCGTACTTTTCCTTCGTTTCCCCTGTTCCCTCAGTCTCCACCCAGCAGTATGTCCTCTGGTAGTTTAACTCCCTTCCCGAACACTGTTCAGAATGTCGTTGATGTAGATCTGGCACGTGATCCAATGTTTTATAATTCTCTTCTGCCTCGCCCTGGCAGCAATGATAACTCATGGGAAAGTTTAATAGAAATTACCAAAACATCTGAAACATCAAAGCTTCAACAGTTAGTCGATAATATTGACAATAAAGTTTCCGATCCCAACGAATGTATTGTATGCCACCGAGTTCTCTCTTGTAAGAGTGCGTTACAAATGCACTATCGTACGCACACCGGCGAGAGACCTTTCCGATGTAAATTGTGTGGCCGCTCTTTTACGACTAAGGGTAATTTAAAAACTCATATGGGTGTTCATCGCATAAAACCGCCAGCTCAAATGTTACATCAATGTCCAGTTTGCCATAAGAAATTTTCGGATCCTTCCATATTACACCAACACATACGACTTCATACGGGCGAGCGTGCCCAAATTCCTTACGACCATATCAGAAATATCGATATAGAGCGTTTTCCATCACTGAGTAACGGGTCAGACGTCAGCGACTATCAAGCTCAGCGCCCCTTCCCGCGCCCGATGTTCCCCACTCCGACCACTCCCGGCGACCGACGGGCGGACTCCCGCGGGACCGACGATGAGAGCGGCCGGGACGAGCGCGAGCCCGCTATTCGGGAGTTCGACGACGACTTAGATATGAAGGATCGTCGAACTTCGCCGCTCTCCGTCTGCGCCTCGGCGTCCGAAAGCGAAATAAAAACCATCACCACAACGGCTTCCCTCCCATCGGCGACAGGTTCGGAGAGCGGGCGGAGCGCGCGAGCCTCGCCACCGTCGCCCACCATGTCGACGCTGTCGACGCCGCCGCGGCTGCCGCTGCACTCGCCGCTGCCGTCGCCGCCCACGCCTATCGCCGCGCTGGGCGCGCTCGGAGGATCGCCCTTCAGCCCGCTCGGACTCGCGTTCCCTCCCGCAG TGCGCGGCAACACGACCTGTAACCTCTGCTACAAGACGTTCGCCTGCAACTCCGCTCTGGAGATACATTACCGGAGCCACACCAAGGAGCGACCATTTAAGTGCACCGTCTGCGATCGCGGATTCTCCACCAAG AGCAGTGGCGGCGGTTGCCGGTGCGGTAGGCGCGCGCGCGCACCCCGCCCCCCGCACGCCACTGCTTTGGACCTGTGGAACGCCTTCGTTTACCCG GGCAACATGAAGCAACACATGCTGACGCACAAGATCCGCGACGTGCCACCCGGGTTCGACAAGAGCTCGAGTGGAGCCGACGACACCCGGGAGGCCAGCCCCGACCGGCGCTCCTCGCCCGACAAGCTCGACCTCAAGCGCTCGCCGCCCGCGCACCCGCCGCCGCAGATGACGCATCCCCCACCTATCGATATGCCGCCACTGCCCAAACGGCCCAGCG TACCCAGCGGGCCAACACACCCCCCACCGCCGGCATCATCCAAGCACCTTTGCGGAGTGTGCCGCAAGAACTTCTCCTCGTCGTCCGCGTTACAGATCCACATGCGTACTCACACCGGGGACAAACCTTTCCGATGCGCCGTGTGCCAGAAGGCCTTCACTACGAAGGGTAACCTTAAG GTGCATATGGGAACGCACATGTGGAGTGGCGGTGCGTCACGGCGCGGACGGCGCATGTCGCTTGAGCTGCCCCCGCGGCCGCTACATGAGCCGCACGATCTACTGCGCCGCCCCGACCTCTTCTACCCATACCTGCCCGCGCCCTTCCTTAACGGCATGCAGCAAAAG CTGAATGAAATATCAGTGATACAGCAGAGCGCGGGCCAAAACGGTGTAGCAGGAAAATTCCCCGGACTTCTCGGTTTCGGAGCATTTGGAGGTGCGCGACCAGGTGCTGCGTCGCCACTGGAACGACCGCCATCACTGGAGGGCGGTGACGAGAGGCAAGCCGCGATGCGCGAGCTGGCCGAGCGCGGTCGGGAGCTGGCGGAGCGGAGCCGGCAGATGCGCGAGGACAGCGAGTACCGGTCGCCGCCGGCGCACGGAGCGCACGCGCCGCCGGCGGCGCAGGCGTCGCCACCCGCCCCGCATCACCAGCACGGGCtggcgccgctgccgccgcccgcgcgcaccGAGGGCCTGACGGTCTAG
- the LOC124646112 gene encoding homeotic protein spalt-major isoform X2, with the protein MPRVKPSCVRRVSIGESSGSCSEEDINHVSDDTRDRPEAHMCPRCQEQFENLHEFLYHKRLCDEKALQMGEERMHSDPEEMVVSGDEEMDGPNKRLEQVRRHRQDAENNNSLEDGEAEVPEADVPPVGLPFPVAGHVTLEALQNTKVAVAQFAATTMANNADNEAALHELAVLQSTLFTLQHQQVFQLQLIRQLQNQLSLTRRKDDQLPSPPPSEPEPVPVPPARSPSPPRPPREPTPVAPPPPTSQSLPSTHSHLTPKTEPLSVPKLPTSSPPMMSHPPYSSISSSLASSIITNNDPPPSLNEPNTLEMLQKRAQEVLDNASQGLLANNLADELAFRKSGKMSPYDGKSGGRNEPFFKHRCRYCGKVFGSDSALQIHIRSHTGERPFKCNVCGSRFTTKGNLKVHFQRHTAKFPHVKMNPNPVPEHLDKYHPPLLAQLSPGPIPGMPPHPLQFPPGAPAPFPPSLPLYRPPHHDLLPPRPLGDKPLPPHPLFAMREEQDAPADLSKPSAPSPSRSAPEVKSEPQDDECQRDSSFEDTDRVSPKREPDENDATQDQEQDRYPSTSPYDDCSMDSKYSNEEQIGRESPHVKPDPDQPENLSSSESGRSARASPPSPTMSTLSTPPRLPLHSPLPSPPTPIAALGALGGSPFSPLGLAFPPAVRGNTTCNLCYKTFACNSALEIHYRSHTKERPFKCTVCDRGFSTKSSGGGCRCGRRARAPRPPHATALDLWNAFVYPGNMKQHMLTHKIRDVPPGFDKSSSGADDTREASPDRRSSPDKLDLKRSPPAHPPPQMTHPPPIDMPPLPKRPSVPSGPTHPPPPASSKHLCGVCRKNFSSSSALQIHMRTHTGDKPFRCAVCQKAFTTKGNLKVHMGTHMWSGGASRRGRRMSLELPPRPLHEPHDLLRRPDLFYPYLPAPFLNGMQQKLNEISVIQQSAGQNGVAGKFPGLLGFGAFGGARPGAASPLERPPSLEGGDERQAAMRELAERGRELAERSRQMREDSEYRSPPAHGAHAPPAAQASPPAPHHQHGLAPLPPPARTEGLTV; encoded by the exons GTGAAAGTTCGGGATCGTGTTCCGAGGAGGATATTAACCATGTGTCTGACGATACGAGAGACCGGCCTGAAGCACACATGTGTCCGCGCTGTCAGGAACAGTTCGAGAACCTTCACGAGTTCCTGTACCACAAGCGACTCTGCGATGAGAAAGCGTTGCAAATGGGCGAGGAGAGAATGCACTCCGATCCGGAGGAAATGGTCGTTTCAGGCGATGAAGAGATGGATGGACCCAACAAACGATTAGAGCAGGTCCGACGGCATCGACAAGATGCGGAAAATAATAACAGCCTCGAGGATGGCGAGGCAGAAGTGCCTGAAGCCGACGTGCCGCCAGTTGGCTTGCCCTTCCCGGTGGCCGGCCACGTCACGCTCGAAGCTTTACAAAATACTAAAGTTGCCGTAGCACAATTTGCCGCGACTACAATGGCGAACAACGCAGATAACGAAGCGGCGTTACATGAACTGGCCGTGCTACAAAGCACGTTATTTACGCTGCAGCACCAACAAGTTTTTCAGCTACAATTAATACGCCAATTACAAAATCAATTGTCATTAACGCGACGGAAAGATGACCAGCTCCCGAGCCCGCCGCCGAGTGAACCAGAGCCGGTGCCGGTGCCTCCCGCTCGATCGCCGTCGCCGCCTCGTCCGCCACGGGAGCCTACTCCTGTCGCACCCCCTCCTCCTACTAGTCAAAGCTTACCGTCAACTCATTCGCATCTCACACCTAAGACGGAACCCTTATCCGTTCCTAAACTCCCAACCTCGTCTCCACCGATGATGTCCCATCCACCGTACAGCTCCATTTCCTCATCTTTAGCTTCTTCAATAATCACAAACAACGACCCGCCACCTTCTCTCAACGAACCAAATACGCTTGAAATGCTACAAAAGAGAGCACAAGAAGTGCTTGACAATGCGTCACAAGGCCTATTAGCCAACAATCTTGCCGATGAACTCGCTTTCCGTAAATCCGGAAAAATGTCACCATATGATGGAAAATCTGGTGGAAGAAACGAACCATTTTTCAAGCATCGCTGCCGTTACTGCGGAAAAGTGTTTGGAAGCGATTCTGCACTGCAAATCCACATTCGATCGCACACAGGTGAAAGACCTTTTAAGTGTAATGTATGTGGATCACGATTTACAACCAAAGGGAATCTCAAAGTACATTTCCAAAGACACACAGCAAAGTTTCCGCATGTCAAGATGAATCCCAATCCAGTACCAGAGCATTTGGATAAATACCACCCCCCGCTGTTAGCGCAGTTGTCGCCGGGACCAATTCCTGGAATGCCACCACATCCACTTCAATTCCCTCCGGGTGCGCCAGCTCCTTTTCCGCCAAGCTTGCCGTTGTACAGACCCCCACATCATGACTTATTACCACCTCGTCCGCTCGGAGACAAACCCCTACCGCCTCATCCATTATTTGCAATGCGAGAGGAACAAGACGCTCCGGCTGATCTCAGTAAACCATCTGCGCCGAGCCCTTCTCGATCAGCACCCGAGGTTAAGTCTGAACCCCAAGATGATGAGTGTCAACGAGATTCCAGTTTTGAAGACACTGACCGAGTATCTCCTAAGCGAGAACCTGACGAAAATGATGCCACGCAGGATCAAGAGCAAGACAGATATCCTTCGACCTCGCCCTACGACGACTGCAGCATGGACTCAAAATATAGCAATGAAGAACAAATCGGCAGAGAGAGTCCTCATGTGAAGCCCGATCCAGATCAACCGGAAAATCTCTCAA GTTCGGAGAGCGGGCGGAGCGCGCGAGCCTCGCCACCGTCGCCCACCATGTCGACGCTGTCGACGCCGCCGCGGCTGCCGCTGCACTCGCCGCTGCCGTCGCCGCCCACGCCTATCGCCGCGCTGGGCGCGCTCGGAGGATCGCCCTTCAGCCCGCTCGGACTCGCGTTCCCTCCCGCAG TGCGCGGCAACACGACCTGTAACCTCTGCTACAAGACGTTCGCCTGCAACTCCGCTCTGGAGATACATTACCGGAGCCACACCAAGGAGCGACCATTTAAGTGCACCGTCTGCGATCGCGGATTCTCCACCAAG AGCAGTGGCGGCGGTTGCCGGTGCGGTAGGCGCGCGCGCGCACCCCGCCCCCCGCACGCCACTGCTTTGGACCTGTGGAACGCCTTCGTTTACCCG GGCAACATGAAGCAACACATGCTGACGCACAAGATCCGCGACGTGCCACCCGGGTTCGACAAGAGCTCGAGTGGAGCCGACGACACCCGGGAGGCCAGCCCCGACCGGCGCTCCTCGCCCGACAAGCTCGACCTCAAGCGCTCGCCGCCCGCGCACCCGCCGCCGCAGATGACGCATCCCCCACCTATCGATATGCCGCCACTGCCCAAACGGCCCAGCG TACCCAGCGGGCCAACACACCCCCCACCGCCGGCATCATCCAAGCACCTTTGCGGAGTGTGCCGCAAGAACTTCTCCTCGTCGTCCGCGTTACAGATCCACATGCGTACTCACACCGGGGACAAACCTTTCCGATGCGCCGTGTGCCAGAAGGCCTTCACTACGAAGGGTAACCTTAAG GTGCATATGGGAACGCACATGTGGAGTGGCGGTGCGTCACGGCGCGGACGGCGCATGTCGCTTGAGCTGCCCCCGCGGCCGCTACATGAGCCGCACGATCTACTGCGCCGCCCCGACCTCTTCTACCCATACCTGCCCGCGCCCTTCCTTAACGGCATGCAGCAAAAG CTGAATGAAATATCAGTGATACAGCAGAGCGCGGGCCAAAACGGTGTAGCAGGAAAATTCCCCGGACTTCTCGGTTTCGGAGCATTTGGAGGTGCGCGACCAGGTGCTGCGTCGCCACTGGAACGACCGCCATCACTGGAGGGCGGTGACGAGAGGCAAGCCGCGATGCGCGAGCTGGCCGAGCGCGGTCGGGAGCTGGCGGAGCGGAGCCGGCAGATGCGCGAGGACAGCGAGTACCGGTCGCCGCCGGCGCACGGAGCGCACGCGCCGCCGGCGGCGCAGGCGTCGCCACCCGCCCCGCATCACCAGCACGGGCtggcgccgctgccgccgcccgcgcgcaccGAGGGCCTGACGGTCTAG
- the LOC124646112 gene encoding homeotic protein spalt-major isoform X3 yields the protein MPRVKPSCVRRVSIGESSGSCSEEDINHVSDDTRDRPEAHMCPRCQEQFENLHEFLYHKRLCDEKALQMGEERMHSDPEEMVVSGDEEMDGPNKRLEQVRRHRQDAENNNSLEDGEAEVPEADVPPVGLPFPVAGHVTLEALQNTKVAVAQFAATTMANNADNEAALHELAVLQSTLFTLQHQQVFQLQLIRQLQNQLSLTRRKDDQLPSPPPSEPEPVPVPPARSPSPPRPPREPTPVAPPPPTSQSLPSTHSHLTPKTEPLSVPKLPTSSPPMMSHPPYSSISSSLASSIITNNDPPPSLNEPNTLEMLQKRAQEVLDNASQGLLANNLADELAFRKSGKMSPYDGKSGGRNEPFFKHRCRYCGKVFGSDSALQIHIRSHTGERPFKCNVCGSRFTTKGNLKVHFQRHTAKFPHVKMNPNPVPEHLDKYHPPLLAQLSPGPIPGMPPHPLQFPPGAPAPFPPSLPLYRPPHHDLLPPRPLGDKPLPPHPLFAMREEQDAPADLSKPSAPSPSRSAPEVKSEPQDDECQRDSSFEDTDRVSPKREPDENDATQDQEQDRYPSTSPYDDCSMDSKYSNEEQIGRESPHVKPDPDQPENLSSSESGRSARASPPSPTMSTLSTPPRLPLHSPLPSPPTPIAALGALGGSPFSPLGLAFPPAVRGNTTCNLCYKTFACNSALEIHYRSHTKERPFKCTVCDRGFSTKGNMKQHMLTHKIRDVPPGFDKSSSGADDTREASPDRRSSPDKLDLKRSPPAHPPPQMTHPPPIDMPPLPKRPSVPSGPTHPPPPASSKHLCGVCRKNFSSSSALQIHMRTHTGDKPFRCAVCQKAFTTKGNLKVHMGTHMWSGGASRRGRRMSLELPPRPLHEPHDLLRRPDLFYPYLPAPFLNGMQQKLNEISVIQQSAGQNGVAGKFPGLLGFGAFGGARPGAASPLERPPSLEGGDERQAAMRELAERGRELAERSRQMREDSEYRSPPAHGAHAPPAAQASPPAPHHQHGLAPLPPPARTEGLTV from the exons GTGAAAGTTCGGGATCGTGTTCCGAGGAGGATATTAACCATGTGTCTGACGATACGAGAGACCGGCCTGAAGCACACATGTGTCCGCGCTGTCAGGAACAGTTCGAGAACCTTCACGAGTTCCTGTACCACAAGCGACTCTGCGATGAGAAAGCGTTGCAAATGGGCGAGGAGAGAATGCACTCCGATCCGGAGGAAATGGTCGTTTCAGGCGATGAAGAGATGGATGGACCCAACAAACGATTAGAGCAGGTCCGACGGCATCGACAAGATGCGGAAAATAATAACAGCCTCGAGGATGGCGAGGCAGAAGTGCCTGAAGCCGACGTGCCGCCAGTTGGCTTGCCCTTCCCGGTGGCCGGCCACGTCACGCTCGAAGCTTTACAAAATACTAAAGTTGCCGTAGCACAATTTGCCGCGACTACAATGGCGAACAACGCAGATAACGAAGCGGCGTTACATGAACTGGCCGTGCTACAAAGCACGTTATTTACGCTGCAGCACCAACAAGTTTTTCAGCTACAATTAATACGCCAATTACAAAATCAATTGTCATTAACGCGACGGAAAGATGACCAGCTCCCGAGCCCGCCGCCGAGTGAACCAGAGCCGGTGCCGGTGCCTCCCGCTCGATCGCCGTCGCCGCCTCGTCCGCCACGGGAGCCTACTCCTGTCGCACCCCCTCCTCCTACTAGTCAAAGCTTACCGTCAACTCATTCGCATCTCACACCTAAGACGGAACCCTTATCCGTTCCTAAACTCCCAACCTCGTCTCCACCGATGATGTCCCATCCACCGTACAGCTCCATTTCCTCATCTTTAGCTTCTTCAATAATCACAAACAACGACCCGCCACCTTCTCTCAACGAACCAAATACGCTTGAAATGCTACAAAAGAGAGCACAAGAAGTGCTTGACAATGCGTCACAAGGCCTATTAGCCAACAATCTTGCCGATGAACTCGCTTTCCGTAAATCCGGAAAAATGTCACCATATGATGGAAAATCTGGTGGAAGAAACGAACCATTTTTCAAGCATCGCTGCCGTTACTGCGGAAAAGTGTTTGGAAGCGATTCTGCACTGCAAATCCACATTCGATCGCACACAGGTGAAAGACCTTTTAAGTGTAATGTATGTGGATCACGATTTACAACCAAAGGGAATCTCAAAGTACATTTCCAAAGACACACAGCAAAGTTTCCGCATGTCAAGATGAATCCCAATCCAGTACCAGAGCATTTGGATAAATACCACCCCCCGCTGTTAGCGCAGTTGTCGCCGGGACCAATTCCTGGAATGCCACCACATCCACTTCAATTCCCTCCGGGTGCGCCAGCTCCTTTTCCGCCAAGCTTGCCGTTGTACAGACCCCCACATCATGACTTATTACCACCTCGTCCGCTCGGAGACAAACCCCTACCGCCTCATCCATTATTTGCAATGCGAGAGGAACAAGACGCTCCGGCTGATCTCAGTAAACCATCTGCGCCGAGCCCTTCTCGATCAGCACCCGAGGTTAAGTCTGAACCCCAAGATGATGAGTGTCAACGAGATTCCAGTTTTGAAGACACTGACCGAGTATCTCCTAAGCGAGAACCTGACGAAAATGATGCCACGCAGGATCAAGAGCAAGACAGATATCCTTCGACCTCGCCCTACGACGACTGCAGCATGGACTCAAAATATAGCAATGAAGAACAAATCGGCAGAGAGAGTCCTCATGTGAAGCCCGATCCAGATCAACCGGAAAATCTCTCAA GTTCGGAGAGCGGGCGGAGCGCGCGAGCCTCGCCACCGTCGCCCACCATGTCGACGCTGTCGACGCCGCCGCGGCTGCCGCTGCACTCGCCGCTGCCGTCGCCGCCCACGCCTATCGCCGCGCTGGGCGCGCTCGGAGGATCGCCCTTCAGCCCGCTCGGACTCGCGTTCCCTCCCGCAG TGCGCGGCAACACGACCTGTAACCTCTGCTACAAGACGTTCGCCTGCAACTCCGCTCTGGAGATACATTACCGGAGCCACACCAAGGAGCGACCATTTAAGTGCACCGTCTGCGATCGCGGATTCTCCACCAAG GGCAACATGAAGCAACACATGCTGACGCACAAGATCCGCGACGTGCCACCCGGGTTCGACAAGAGCTCGAGTGGAGCCGACGACACCCGGGAGGCCAGCCCCGACCGGCGCTCCTCGCCCGACAAGCTCGACCTCAAGCGCTCGCCGCCCGCGCACCCGCCGCCGCAGATGACGCATCCCCCACCTATCGATATGCCGCCACTGCCCAAACGGCCCAGCG TACCCAGCGGGCCAACACACCCCCCACCGCCGGCATCATCCAAGCACCTTTGCGGAGTGTGCCGCAAGAACTTCTCCTCGTCGTCCGCGTTACAGATCCACATGCGTACTCACACCGGGGACAAACCTTTCCGATGCGCCGTGTGCCAGAAGGCCTTCACTACGAAGGGTAACCTTAAG GTGCATATGGGAACGCACATGTGGAGTGGCGGTGCGTCACGGCGCGGACGGCGCATGTCGCTTGAGCTGCCCCCGCGGCCGCTACATGAGCCGCACGATCTACTGCGCCGCCCCGACCTCTTCTACCCATACCTGCCCGCGCCCTTCCTTAACGGCATGCAGCAAAAG CTGAATGAAATATCAGTGATACAGCAGAGCGCGGGCCAAAACGGTGTAGCAGGAAAATTCCCCGGACTTCTCGGTTTCGGAGCATTTGGAGGTGCGCGACCAGGTGCTGCGTCGCCACTGGAACGACCGCCATCACTGGAGGGCGGTGACGAGAGGCAAGCCGCGATGCGCGAGCTGGCCGAGCGCGGTCGGGAGCTGGCGGAGCGGAGCCGGCAGATGCGCGAGGACAGCGAGTACCGGTCGCCGCCGGCGCACGGAGCGCACGCGCCGCCGGCGGCGCAGGCGTCGCCACCCGCCCCGCATCACCAGCACGGGCtggcgccgctgccgccgcccgcgcgcaccGAGGGCCTGACGGTCTAG